From the Daphnia magna isolate NIES linkage group LG3, ASM2063170v1.1, whole genome shotgun sequence genome, one window contains:
- the LOC123470440 gene encoding uncharacterized protein LOC123470440: MNMEAKTNNRASTALEVFLTAVSYYGCPSRVRTDHGGENIEVGRFMIEVRGPNRGSFLTGKSTRNTRIERMLVDVKKDATHPVKLLFQELQSSGLLDVGDETDIYCLQVVFIPLLQVILNEMMVAWNCHSMRTAKGTSPNKQFLQSLFKLQQQGREFTELKQDIEMPIGFVVEDVLRENQVHVPEIDIPELSDAQRERIYRRYSVPSDSTSNRLEIARTNYLRARRFIRFCLAAEGN, from the exons ATGAATATGGAAGCAAAAACTAACAATAGAGCAAGCACAGCGCTCGAGGTGTTCTTGACTGCAGTCAGTTACTATGGCTGTCCTTCTAGAGTCAG AACCGACCACGGAGGAGAGAATATAGAAGTGGGGCGATTCATGATCGAAGTTAGAGGACCAAATAGAGGGAGTTTTTTGACGGGGAAATCTACCAGAAACACTCGTATCGAAAGGATGTTGGTTGATGTGAAAAAGGATGCCACTCATCCTGTTAAGTTACTCTTTCA GGAACTTCAGAGCTCTGGTTTGTTGGACGTAGGCGATGAAACAGACATTTATTGTCTCCAAGTCGTCTTTATTCCTCTGCTGCAGGTCATTTTAAATGAGATGATGGTGGCTTGGAATTGCCATTCAATGCGAACAGCAAAAGGGACTTCCCCCAATAAGCAATTTCTCCAAAGTCTCTTTAAATTACAGCAGCAAGGAAGAGAATTTACGGAACTCAAACAG GACATTGAAATGCCCATTGGTTTTGTCGTGGAAGACGTTCTAAGGGAAAACCAAGTTCATGTTCCAGAGATTGACATTCCGGAATTGAGTGATGCACAGAGGGAAAGGATTTATAGGCGTTATAGTGTGCCTAGTGACAGCACATCAAATCGTCTTGAAATAGCAAGGACAAATTACTTGCGTGCTCGCCGAttcattcgtttttgtttggctGCTGAGGGAAATTGA
- the LOC123470302 gene encoding uncharacterized protein LOC123470302, with amino-acid sequence MGVPLKSPSGGQILSSADDLSLESDNSFLELSIGYQEIHSDMVVMQEQLRVVRQERDEYLQQRNNLIDQQNQSMQDCVIEKAKPATSAEQQARPSKSGYRRNHVDVPSSSEETLLSNGKLYTITLCGVPDLLKTPEPQELGALELIGLGQKKDNSIPDGNGECIYKFLARLFKPLLTYFSIENAYLSVCSPKPGSGGGLKQKLFIFDPLSGPNSEEFKAVGKKIFLVPFNANFDYVSPKPPTVKCNVCEELVDPMVMALHKASCGTGANGSDFYFYEEEE; translated from the exons atgggGGTACCACTGAAGAGTCCCTCTGGTGGCCAGATTTTGTCTTCAGCTGATGATTTGTCATTGGAAAGTGACAACAGCTTTCTTGAACTGTCCATTGGGTATCAAGAAATCCATTCGGACATGGTTGTCATGCAAGAGCAACTACGTGTTGTTCGTCAAGAACGGGACGAGTATTTGCAACAAAGAAACAATCTCATTGATCAGCAAAATCAATCAATGCAGGATTGTGTAATTGAAAAAGCTAAACCTGCAACGTCTGCTGAACAACAAGCTAGGCCATCAAAAAGTGGTTATAGAAGAAATCATGTTGACGTGCCCAGCAGCAGTGAAGAAA CATTGTTGTCTAATGGAAAATTGTATACCATCACACTTTGTGGTGTCCCTGATCTGTTGAAGACACCGGAGCCTCAAGAACTTGGAGCTTTGGAACTTATAGGACTGGGTCAGAAGAAGGATAACAGCATTCCTGATGGTAACGGTGAATGTATATACAAATTTTTAGCAAG ACTGTTCAAGCCTCTTTTAACGTATTTTAGTATCGAAAATGCGTATTTATCAGTATGCAGTCCTAAACCAGGCAGTGGTGGCGGCCTCAAGCAAAAACTGTTTATTTTTGATCCCCTTTCTGGACCAAATTCTGAAGAATTCAAG GCGGTtggaaagaaaatatttttggtACCATTTAACGCCAACTTCGATTACGTTTCCCCAAAGCCGCCGACCGTTAAATGTAATGTTTGCGAAGAATTGGTTGACCCAATGGTTATGGCCTTGCATAAAGCAAGTTGCGGTACGGGTGCAAATGGCAGTGATTTCTACTTCTACGAAGAAGAGGAGTAG
- the LOC123470438 gene encoding uncharacterized protein LOC123470438 has product MAEATKSGKTRAAVVAEVSDERFSLQEISLDEAKNDIASLNGWIERVDAKFTQECQRLNQEVQTAIGRQDGTLATFDGRIRALEMEVRRLGVLLPQLELQIQQRQSAAIDTALKTIREEMCNQRSDMHCSLQKIAAFESSKAMKKHKEDILIELRRTRIIEQEETPETGGDSSTETVKVRSRHASGASIINVSCDTRDDLTQERDTLMGELMGAGHIVRTSKDKKERRVNTLKAKSRYDRVEELTRKLVGISTAEERTSDREQLDVALGEIAVLEQLAESPKRDSPPTTTTLVNRPALPLPVFSGDIAAWGSWQAAWATYDDDNTLTNEQKFQYLRGCLKGKAAEAISYLQYGANQYRKAMELLTERFGDQERLKKHYLAELKAMANTRLSETSALSQWQKLHDGLANSVTALNSLGVDTRTHQSYLVLDLLAAFPRALVSRWRDRWEDDEPTFSKILKALQREIRLREEDETSATSGSGKPVLESAATTANNGNRGLACLFCQKIHLHHNCNQGSSAQRRATAEREGRCLKCLARLHRTEHCISRIPCRHCGSTEHSPAVCVARPRGGGYAPAPAGNRGFSPQRAPKVVTIDTTTLTISTRSKTGVLPTFTAYLKGKAGDRVKIVGLIDSGSERTFVRQDTATRVGAEKIRAEYLAVNGFGDQNKAGKNHAVFGLRLAGLSQDAPDIKIEAIARKFLANAKKVTPTDFSKGLIGQGKDLADDRYITGQQGNQFDLIVGCDFIWSIMQHKTIPGANGLVSCASKVGWLIFGTIDEKSKAEEQVLTAAIDVKKPMTDFKEFWSLEHMGITPQEKAEPAFLEAYQETILRADDGRYKVLFPIKIGHRRIESNRNIAMIRLQGLLGKTQPEDKLKYHEIFQQYIRDGFIEEADRGFNGDCTYLPHRPVIKVSAETTKIRPVFDGSAHMKERPSINDALEIGPNLNPEVLVVLLRFRQSRIA; this is encoded by the coding sequence atggcAGAAGCAACAAAGTCAGGCAAAACCCGAGCGGCAGTGGTCGCGGAGGTCTCTGACGAGCGTTTCTCGCTGCAAGAAATATCTTTGGATGAGGCGAAGAACGATATCGCCAGCCTAAACGGTTGGATCGAAAGAGTCGACGCCAAGTTCACGCAGGAATGCCAACGGTTGAACCAAGAAGTTCAGACCGCGATTGGTAGACAAGACGGTACGCTGGCGACTTTCGATGGAAGGATACGAGCGCTCGAGATGGAAGTTCGCCGCCTTGGCGTGTTACTTCCACAACTAGAATTGCAGATCCAACAGAGGCAGTCGGCGGCAATAGATACCGCATTAAAAACGATAAGAGAAGAGATGTGCAATCAAAGGTCGGACATGCACTGTTCGTTACAAAAAATAGCCGCATTCGAGTCCTCCAAAGCGATGAAAAAACACAAGGAAGATATCCTTATTGAGCTGAGGAGAACTCGAATAATAGAGCAAGAGGAGACCCCCGAGACGGGGGGAGACTCCTCGACAGAGACGGTGAAAGTGAGAAGTCGCCACGCAAGTGGCGCATCGATAATAAACGTCTCCTGTGATACCAGGGACGATTTGACGCAGGAAAGAGACACCCTGATGGGAGAGCTGATGGGTGCCGGACATATTGTAAGGACGTCGAAAGACAAGAAAGAACGCCGagtgaatacactcaaggcgAAGTCAAGATATGACAGAGTGGAGGAACTGACACGGAAGCTAGTTGGAATCTCGACGGCGGAAGAGAGGACAAGTGACCGCGAACAGCTAGACGTGGCGCTGGGTGAAATAGCGGTGCTGGAACAGTTGGCGGAGTCTCCTAAAAGAGACTCTCCACCAACAACCACGACACTCGTGAACCGTCCAGCACTACCCCTTCCGGTGTTTAGCGGAGATATTGCAGCGTGGGGGAGTTGGCAAGCCGCCTGGGCGACTTACGACGACGACAACACGCTGACAAATGAGCAGAAATTTCAGTACCTTCGGGGCTGTTTGAAAGGAAAGGCGGCCGAAGCGATTTCGTACCTGCAATACGGGGCGAATCAATATCGCAAGGCCATGGAATTGTTGACGGAAAGATTTGGAGACCAAGAGAGGCTGAAAAAGCACTACTTGGCGGAACTTAAAGCGATGGCAAACACTCGACTAAGCGAGACTTCCGCTCTGTCGCAGTGGCAAAAACTCCATGACGGGCTGGCTAATAGCGTCACGGCGCTTAACAGCCTTGGAGTAGATACAAGGACTCACCAATCCTATCTCGTCCTGGACCTACTGGCGGCCTTTCCAAGGGCGCTGGTTAGCCGGTGGAGAGACAGGTGGGAGGATGATGAGCCGACGTTCTCGAAGATCTTGAAGGCCCTGCAAAGGGAAATAAGACTTAGGGAAGAAGACGAGACGTCGGCGACAAGTGGTAGCGGGAAGCCCGTGCTAGAATCGGCCGCTACCACAGCAAATAATGGAAACAGAGGCCTGGCATGCCTATTCTGCCAAAAGATACATTTGCACCATAACTGCAACCAAGGGTCGTCAGCTCAGAGAAGAGCGACGGCAGAAAGAGAAGGTCGGTGCCTGAAGTGTCTGGCCCGATTACATCGGACGGAACATTGCATATCGCGAATTCCGTGCCGACACTGCGGAAGCACGGAACATAGCCCTGCTGTATGCGTGGCTAGACCACGAGGCGGCGGTTATGCGCCAGCTCCCGCAGGAAACAGAGGATTCTCCCCTCAAAGAGCTCCAAAGGTGGTGACAATAGACACCACCACGTTGACGATTTCCACAAGATCGAAGACGGGAGTACTGCCCACCTTCACGGCCTACCTTAAAGGGAAAGCCGGAGACCGGGTAAAGATAGTCGGATTAATTGACTCTGGGAGTGAGAGAACGTTCGTCCGCCAGGACACGGCGACCAGGGTCGGAGCAGAAAAAATAAGGGCTGAATACCTGGCGGTCAACGGGTTCGGAGACCAGAACAAGGCGGGTAAAAACCATGCGGTGTTCGGACTCAGACTCGCGGGACTTAGCCAGGATGCCCCAGATATAAAGATCGAAGCGATTGCGAGGAAGTTCCTCGCAAACGCAAAGAAAGTCACCCCGACGGATTTCTCGAAAGGCCTGATAGGCCAGGGGAAGGACTTAGCCGATGACCGGTACATCACCGGTCAGCAAGGCAATCAGTTTGATCTCATCGTCGGCTGCGATTTCATCTGGTCGATAATGCAGCACAAGACCATCCCAGGCGCAAATGGGCTGGTCTCATGTGCAAGCAAAGTCGGCTGGCTGATCTTCGGTACGATAGATGAAAAAAGTAAGGCGGAAGAACAAGTTTTAACCGCAGCAATAGACGTGAAAAAACCGATGACGGACTTCAAAGAATTTTGGAGTCTTGAACATATGGGGATAACCCCACAAGAAAAAGCAGAACCCGCATTCTTGGAGGCCTATCAGGAGACGATTCTGCGGGCAGACGATGGGCGTTACAAAGTGTTGTTCCCCATCAAGATCGGCCATCGCAGAATTGAATCCAACCGGAACATCGCAATGATACGGCTGCAAGGGCTGCTGGGCAAGACCCAACCGGAAGATAAGCTGAAATACCACGAGATATTTCAGCAATATATCAGAGACGGATTCATCGAAGAAGCCGACCGAGGATTCAACGGTGACTGCACATACTTACCTCACCGACCGGTGATTAAAGTTAGCGCGGAAACCACGAAAATTCGGCCGGTGTTCGATGGATCAGCACATATGAAGGAAAGACCTAGCATCAACGATGCTTTAGAAATTGGGCCGAATCTAAACCCGGAAGTGTTGGTGGTCTTGTTGCGTTTCCGACAGAGTCGGATAGCCTGA
- the LOC123470439 gene encoding uncharacterized protein LOC123470439, whose product MELCKWTSNSAELIKRLPEVQFKETVTNVTAEGKSATKALGVIWDPASDKVRFDPAQVLREAREIGDRPTKRKLFSLALKIFDPLGLIAPVTLVGKLIMQKVWLAGSGWDEPIPIEVIPHWKTFIDGITELRNTCQPRWSGDHEGRLHLFCDASNDAYSVVAYLQRIDGEDPVMLCSKTRVAPDPKKSVSIPRLELLSGLLAARLGSYVEKTTETVIKRKLLWTDSEIAFWWMKGEAGRWKQFVYNRVTEIRQTVETEEIRHCPGLQNPADVASRGATAAQLNAQKSWWTGPSWMGKEKEWPQSPSSATELQLQEVSVEEKTVEVTQCAISIEAKWYERFSSMRVTVRVLATMLRAIKKFKGQDSPESPAATVRHRGRRLKFPVLTTEETREATIELYKEAQVTHYGAVVKSFKAGKTEVPHELRKLGLVWDSKDELIRCRGRHLNWMEYNKKAALILLPAEHIITKTLIEQTHLRLKHTGVKTMMGALRTDFWIPKMRQTIKKETSK is encoded by the coding sequence ATGGAGTTGTGCAAATGGACCTCCAATAGTGCAGAGTTGATTAAGAGACTGCCGGAGGTCCAATTCAAAGAGACGGTCACAAACGTGACAGCTGAGGGCAAGTCAGCCACGAAAGCCTTAGGGGTGATCTGGGATCCCGCGTCGGACAAAGTCAGGTTTGATCCGGCGCAGGTACTCAGAGAAGCCCGCGAAATTGGTGACAGACCCACCAAACGGAAGCTTTTCAGCCTGGCACTGAAGATCTTTGACCCTTTGGGTCTCATCGCTCCGGTGACGTTGGTGGGGAAACTCATCATGCAAAAGGTGTGGTTGGCGGGCTCAGGATGGGATGAGCCCATTCCAATCGAGGTGATACCTCACTGGAAAACATTCATTGATGGGATAACAGAGCTGAGGAATACCTGTCAACCCCGATGGTCGGGAGATCATGAAGGGAGACTCCATCTTTTCTGCGACGCAAGTAACGACGCCTACAGTGTGGTGGCGTACTTGCAGAGAATCGATGGGGAAGACCCAGTGATGCTGTGCAGCAAAACGAGAGTAGCGCCGGACCCTAAGAAATCAGTCTCGATCCCGAGGCTGGAGCTTCTGAGTGGGTTACTGGCTGCGAGGCTCGGGAGCTACGTCGAGAAAACGACGGAAACAGTCATCAAGAGAAAACTTCTGTGGACCGACTCGGAGATAGCCTTCTGGTGGATGAAGGGCGAGGCTGGTCGGTGGaagcagtttgtttacaatagGGTGACAGAGATAAGACAGACAGTGGAAACTGAAGAAATCAGGCACTGCCCAGGGTTACAAAACCCGGCGGACGTAGCATCCAGAGGAGCTACGGCCGCGCAGTTAAACGCACAAAAGAGTTGGTGGACTGGCCCATCTTGGATGGGGAAAGAGAAGGAGTGGCCCCAGTCACCAAGCTCAGCGACCGAGCTCCAATTACAGGAGGTCTCGGTCGAAGAAAAGACAGTCGAAGTAACGCAATGCGCGATATCAATCGAAGCAAAGTGGTACGAAAGATTCAGCTCCATGCGAGTCACGGTAAGAGTCTTGGCCACGATGCTAAGGGCCATAAAAAAGTTCAAAGGCCAAGATAGTCCGGAAAGCCCGGCTGCAACGGTCAGACATCGGGGAAGAAGGTTGAAATTCCCCGTGTTGACAACAGAAGAGACTCGAGAGGCAACGATCGAGCTCTACAAAGAAGCCCAGGTGACTCACTACGGAGCAGTGGTGAAGAGCTTTAAAGCTGGGAAAACAGAAGTCCCACATGAGTTGAGGAAACTCGGCCTCGTGTGGGACAGCAAAGACGAGTTAATCAGGTGTCGAGGCCGGCATCTAAATTGGATggaatacaataaaaaagcAGCGCTCATTCTGCTACCGGCCGAACACATCATAACAAAGACACTGATTGAACAAACGCATCTTCGGTTGAAACATACCGGAGTGAAAACCATGATGGGGGCACTCAGAACGGATTTCTGGATTCCGAAGATGCGGCAGACCATCAAAAAAGAGACAAGCAAGTGA
- the LOC116927549 gene encoding uncharacterized protein LOC116927549, translated as MDSRHFDEIPAPLPLDRLQMSNPFTKTGVDFAGPFPVESPANSGHKTKVYVCLFTCTITRAVHLEATTDQEISTFIFALRRFFARREYPRALYSDNAGTLTLAAKYLRAAYRDSRVFNTLVDLNIKWRFSPSLAPWWGGFWERMVQTFKRLLYKTYGSDCMEYDLFQTVLTEIEDTINTRPLTYVAEDDTEPLTPKQLVTGYRQQQHHPVDDEEREYSDRVTLTKRERLRRNLVAQWWKDFYTEYVMDLEQFHCPTPGHTKEIELGQVVLIHDESAKRTRWKSGRVVKLIPGNDGKTRRVNVLIADKFRGIGSTMITRDPKSLYPLELHAGQIDDDHRNTGPYEDSELSSTQLDQGPTEGVSEIPMDEAHSHRQGANPLAEEG; from the coding sequence ATGGACTCGAGACACTTCGATGAAATACCGGCGCCCCTACCGTTGGACCGCCTGCAAATGTCGAATCCGTTCACGAAAACGGGGGTAGATTTCGCAGGCCCGTTCCCAGTAGAGTCGCCGGCAAATAGCGGCCACAAGACGAAAGTATACGTGTGTCTCTTCACCTGCACCATAACTAGAGCTGTTCATCTCGAAGCTACGACCGACCAGGAGATCTCCACGTTTATCTTCGCGCTAAGACGATTCTTTGCACGGAGAGAGTACCCAAGGGCGCTCTACTCCGATAACGCAGGAACGTTAACGCTGGCTGCTAAGTACCTCAGAGCAGCGTACAGAGACAGCAGAGTGTTTAACACCCTGGTTGATCTCAACATAAAGTGGAGGTTCTCGCCGAGTTTGGCCCCTTGGTGGGGCGGATTCTGGGAGAGGATGGTGCAGACATTTAAACGGCTGCTATATAAAACATACGGAAGTGATTGTATGGAATACGATCTATTCCAAACGGTGTTGACGGAGATCGAAGATACCATCAACACCAGACCGTTGACATACGTGGCAGAAGACGATACGGAGCCGCTAACACCCAAGCAATTGGTCACAGGCTACCGACAACAGCAGCATCACCCGGTCGATGACGAGGAGAGAGAATACTCGGACCGGGTGACACtgacaaagagagagaggctCAGGAGAAACCTAGTCGCTCAATGGTGGAAAGATTTCTACACGGAATATGTGATGGATCTGGAGCAGTTTCACTGTCCAACTCCAGGTCATACGAAAGAAATTGAGCTGGGACAAGTCGTGTTAATTCACGACGAGTCAGCCAAAAGAACGAGATGGAAGTCCGGGAGAGTAGTAAAACTAATCCCCGGCAATGATGGAAAGACCAGGCGTGTGAACGTCTTGATCGCAGATAAATTCAGAGGAATAGGGTCGACCATGATAACGAGAGACCCAAAGAGTTTATATCCGTTGGAGCTCCACGCGGGCCAGATAGACGATGACCATCGGAACACAGGACCCTACGAAGACAGTGAGCTTTCGTCAACTCAGTTAGACCAAGGTCCAACGGAAGGGGTGTCGGAAATTCCGATggacgaagctcacagccaTCGTCAGGGTGccaaccctttggccgaagaagGCTAG